The Geothrix sp. DNA segment CGAACCAGCCGGCGATGAGGCCGAGCACCACGGTGTTCTTGGCGCGTTCGGTGCCGGCGGTTTCCTTGGCCATGGCGGCAATGGGCACGGCGATCACCTGCAGCGGAGTCACGCCCACCAGGGGGATCTGGTTCTCGGGAATGCCGGTGGCGGCCTCGTAGATCACCACGGTGGTGCCGCTCACGGGCAGCTCGGCGCCGAACTTGAGGAAATCCTCCCAGTTCAGGGCCACCGCCACGTCCAGGTTGCCGCCGGGGTTCAGGATCGGTTCGGTGCTGATGCGCACCCGGCAGGAGGACTCGCCACCGCGGATCTGGGAGCCGAAGCTCTTGGTCATGACGCCGTGGTAACCCTCGGCGGCCGCGGCCTGGAGCAGCGAGTCCCCGGCGGAAACGATACCGTCTCCTCCCGAACCGGCCATTCCGAAGACGAGATCTTTGCGCATGGGCACCTCCGGGAGGGAGTGGATGAGAACGGCCAAGCGGCTACGCACCGCCTACCATCCTGGACACGAAAACTGGGGTCGTGGCGTCCTTCCACCCTAGCCGCTCGGGGGTTTGGCTTGCATCACAGTTTCCCGGGGCCCTGGCCGCGAAGGCCGGAGGAAACCCGCATGGCTACTTGATGTGGGCCAAAACGCAGATGATCAGAAGATCGTGAATGCCTGTCAAAAGCAGCGCGGGGTGTCAGCCCAGCTGGGCCAGATCATCAGGGGTCCCGAGACTGAGCGCGGCCACGTCGAGCCCGCGCTCCTTGGCCTGCCGCTTCGCCAGTCCCGCCAGCACTTTCCCTGGGCCCAGTTCCACAAAGGTGGTGACTCCCTGATCCAGCAGCAGGTCCATCGTCGCCTGCCAGCGCACGGCGCCAGGGATCTGACGCACCAGGCCATCCAGCAGCGCATCGGGGCTGGTCACCGGGGCGGCGTCCACGTTGTTCACCAGGGGGCAGATGGGCGCCTTGAAGGCCAGGGCGCGCAGCACAGGTTCCATGCGGGTCTTGGCAGGTTCCATCAGGGGCGAATGGAAGGGGGCGCTCACCGGCAGCTTCATCATCTTGCGCCCTCCGCGGGCTTTGGCGGCCTCCATGGCGGCCTCCACGGCCTCCGCATGGCCGGCGATGACGATCTGGCCGGGCCCGTTGAAATTCGCCGGAACCACGATCCTGCCCGTGGCCGCGGCGGCTTCAGCGCAGGCGGCCTCCACGTCTGCCTGGCTCATGCCCAGCAGGGCGGCCATGGCACCCACACCCACCGGCACGGCCTCCTGCATGGCCCGGCCGCGCTCCCGGACCGTGCGGACCGCATCCTGGAAGCCCAGGGCACCCAGGGCCACCAGGGCGCTGTACTCGCCCAGAGAGTGGCCGGCGGCGAAATCGGGTTTCGGCAGGCGGTGCGCCCATGCCCTCACCACCATGATGCTGTGCGTCAGGATGGCGGGCTGAGTGTGCTCCGTGAGCTTCAGCGTCTCTTCGGGGCCTTCCGCCATCAGCTTCGACAGGGGGAAGCCCAGGGCCGCGTCAGCGTCCTGCAGAACCGCGCGAGCCGCGGGTTCGGCCTCCGCCAGCGCCACACCCATGCCCACAGCCTGAGAACCCTGACCGGGAAACAGCCACGCCACCTTGCTCATGGACACCTCAAAGAATCGGGATCTGTCTGGCCATCAGTCCTGCGGCAGCAGCAGCGCCACGCGCTCCTGGATGCGCTCGTGGAGGTGGTGTTCCGCGGCGCGCAGGGCGGCGCGGATGGCGTTGCGCACGGCCTTGGCATCGCTGCGGCCATGGCCGATGATGCTCACGCCCTTCACGCCCAGGAGCGGGGCGCCGCCGTATTCGGCGTAGTCGAGCTTCTTCTTGAAGCTCTTCATGGCGGGCTTCGCCAGCAGGCCCGCGAACTTGGTGAGGGCGCTCTGCATGAAACTCTCGCGCAGGCCGGAGATGATGCCCTCGGCCAGGGCCTCGCTGGACTTCAGCACCACGTTGCCCACGAAGCCATCACAGGCGATCACGTCGAAGTTCCCGTTCCAGATGTCGCGGCCCTCGGCGTTGCCCTCGAAGCGGATCTCCATGCTGCGGAGCATGGCCGAGGCCTCCTTGGTCACGTCGGTGCCCTTGCCGTCCTCCTCGCCCACGCTGAGGATGCCGACCCTGGGGCATTCCAGGCCCAGCACCTGCTCGGCGTAGACCGAACCCATCACGGCAAACTGGGCAATGTGTTCAGCGCGGCAGTCCACGTTGGCGCCGACGTCCAGGAGCACGGTCGGTCCGCCCTTCATGTTGGGCAGGACGCTGGCCAGCGCGGGCCGATCCACGCCCTCCAGCTTGCCGATGACGAGGACCGAGGCCACCATGGCCGCCC contains these protein-coding regions:
- the plsX gene encoding phosphate acyltransferase PlsX, whose product is MDGHRIALDVMGGDNAPHATLQGAREALEAWPGLQLLLVGNEGVIRPELGRYGFTPALMTRVELVHAFHTVVMEDKATCILKEKKDSSIRVAAQLVREGRAHGVVSMGHTGAAMVASVLVIGKLEGVDRPALASVLPNMKGGPTVLLDVGANVDCRAEHIAQFAVMGSVYAEQVLGLECPRVGILSVGEEDGKGTDVTKEASAMLRSMEIRFEGNAEGRDIWNGNFDVIACDGFVGNVVLKSSEALAEGIISGLRESFMQSALTKFAGLLAKPAMKSFKKKLDYAEYGGAPLLGVKGVSIIGHGRSDAKAVRNAIRAALRAAEHHLHERIQERVALLLPQD
- the fabD gene encoding ACP S-malonyltransferase; translation: MSKVAWLFPGQGSQAVGMGVALAEAEPAARAVLQDADAALGFPLSKLMAEGPEETLKLTEHTQPAILTHSIMVVRAWAHRLPKPDFAAGHSLGEYSALVALGALGFQDAVRTVRERGRAMQEAVPVGVGAMAALLGMSQADVEAACAEAAAATGRIVVPANFNGPGQIVIAGHAEAVEAAMEAAKARGGRKMMKLPVSAPFHSPLMEPAKTRMEPVLRALAFKAPICPLVNNVDAAPVTSPDALLDGLVRQIPGAVRWQATMDLLLDQGVTTFVELGPGKVLAGLAKRQAKERGLDVAALSLGTPDDLAQLG